One genomic segment of Caldimonas brevitalea includes these proteins:
- a CDS encoding polysaccharide biosynthesis/export family protein encodes MPTIQPRVPARWEVGLIAIPILLLHLSAYGQLVESVRRYPRGTTQSSTEQEGGTTPTGSGQGTSAPQATVDAPAAGTVVTAPLPPNPATSAAPVMFGSQIFTGRFGAVPFAGFNPNYQVTTGDRISVRMWGAFSYDAVQPVDAQGNLFIPSVGPVNVQGVRNAELNQHVAVQVKRVFRATVGVYASLAAAQPVKVYVTGFVKAPGLYGGLSSDSILYYLDQAGGIDPDRGSYLEVDVLRGGQVRAKFDLYRFLLEGLIDHVQLQDGDTIVAYPRKHTVRVTGEVLNPYIFEFGKPRITGAELFALARPRPGATHLSIVRKIGAERRSEYHALAEADKVLIEDGDEVLLTSDKYPGTILVRIEGAHLGERTLVLPYGAVLKDALSRLNPAPQANVQAIQLFRKSVAVRQKEMLETSLRGLEVYALTARSATSEEAELRSKEAGLILQFIERAKTVQFRGQVLLGEARESERTLLEDGDLIRIPEESNLVSVSGEVLFPNALVQRPGTTAKDYIRRVGGFTQTADDSKIILLGQDGVVKDADALPMAGDEIIVLPKIETKRLEVTRGITQILYQIAVSAKVVLGL; translated from the coding sequence ATGCCGACCATTCAGCCAAGAGTGCCGGCCCGTTGGGAGGTCGGCCTAATCGCAATACCCATCCTGCTACTTCATTTGAGCGCCTATGGGCAGCTGGTCGAGTCTGTTCGCCGCTACCCACGCGGCACCACGCAATCGTCGACCGAGCAGGAAGGGGGAACAACGCCGACAGGGTCAGGACAGGGAACGAGTGCTCCGCAGGCGACGGTCGACGCGCCCGCCGCGGGCACCGTTGTCACGGCGCCATTGCCGCCCAACCCTGCTACCTCTGCGGCCCCCGTCATGTTCGGATCGCAAATCTTTACCGGACGCTTCGGGGCCGTTCCCTTTGCGGGGTTCAATCCCAACTACCAAGTGACGACGGGCGACCGCATCAGCGTGCGGATGTGGGGAGCTTTCTCGTACGACGCCGTGCAGCCGGTCGATGCACAAGGCAATCTATTCATTCCGAGCGTCGGACCGGTGAATGTCCAGGGCGTGCGCAACGCCGAGCTGAATCAGCACGTTGCCGTGCAGGTGAAGCGGGTGTTCAGGGCAACCGTGGGCGTCTATGCGTCGCTTGCGGCAGCGCAACCAGTCAAGGTGTATGTGACCGGCTTCGTCAAAGCACCCGGCCTGTACGGCGGCCTGTCGTCTGATTCGATTCTGTACTACTTGGACCAGGCTGGCGGCATCGATCCTGACCGGGGCAGCTACCTGGAAGTGGATGTCCTTCGAGGAGGACAAGTGCGGGCGAAGTTCGACTTGTACCGCTTTCTGCTTGAAGGGCTCATCGACCACGTTCAGCTCCAAGATGGCGACACGATCGTCGCATATCCCCGCAAGCACACGGTTCGCGTCACCGGCGAGGTGTTGAATCCCTATATCTTTGAATTCGGCAAGCCCCGCATCACAGGGGCTGAATTGTTTGCCCTGGCCCGGCCGCGGCCCGGTGCGACACACCTCAGCATCGTTCGAAAGATTGGTGCCGAAAGACGCAGCGAGTACCACGCTCTGGCGGAGGCCGACAAGGTCCTTATCGAGGATGGCGACGAGGTGCTGCTGACATCCGACAAGTACCCTGGAACCATCTTGGTCCGCATCGAAGGCGCTCATTTGGGAGAGCGGACGCTAGTCTTGCCGTACGGTGCCGTGCTGAAGGATGCTCTCAGCCGCCTCAATCCGGCCCCACAGGCAAACGTCCAGGCGATCCAGTTATTCCGAAAATCAGTCGCAGTGCGACAGAAAGAAATGCTCGAGACCTCTCTCCGGGGCCTCGAAGTCTACGCGCTTACGGCGCGAAGCGCGACGAGCGAAGAAGCGGAACTGAGAAGCAAGGAAGCAGGACTGATTCTGCAGTTTATCGAGCGAGCAAAAACAGTTCAGTTCCGCGGCCAAGTCCTACTCGGCGAAGCAAGAGAATCGGAGCGAACACTGCTTGAAGATGGGGATTTAATAAGAATTCCTGAGGAAAGCAATCTCGTATCTGTTAGCGGCGAAGTACTGTTTCCGAATGCCCTTGTGCAAAGGCCCGGAACCACGGCCAAAGACTACATTCGACGGGTGGGCGGTTTCACTCAAACTGCCGATGACTCAAAGATCATCCTCCTGGGACAGGATGGGGTAGTGAAAGATGCGGACGCCTTGCCGATGGCTGGTGATGAAATCATCGTACTGCCAAAGATAGAAACGAAACGACTGGAAGTCACTCGTGGTATCACACAAATTCTCTACCAAATTGCAGTTTCTGCAAAAGTGGTGTTAGGCCTGTGA
- the pyrE gene encoding orotate phosphoribosyltransferase, translating to MSSRSQLALAQSFVEFSVEAGVLRFGEFKTKAGRLSPYFFNAGLFNDGAKLGRLAEFYAHRLLDAKLEFDMLFGPAYKGITLAAAVSIELARLGKNVPYAYNRKEAKDHGEGGTLVGAPVQGRVLIIDDVISAGTSVRESIAMIQAAGATPCGVAIALDRQEKATENGNDAPYSAVQWVERQLGLPVCAIATLTDLLQYLQSGSDAQLGTHFASVAAYRDRYGV from the coding sequence ATGTCATCCCGATCTCAACTTGCCCTCGCCCAATCCTTTGTAGAGTTCTCCGTCGAGGCCGGCGTGCTGCGTTTCGGCGAGTTCAAGACCAAGGCTGGTCGCCTGTCACCCTATTTCTTCAACGCGGGTCTGTTCAACGACGGCGCCAAACTCGGCCGCCTGGCCGAGTTCTATGCGCACCGGCTGCTCGACGCAAAGCTCGAGTTCGACATGCTGTTCGGCCCGGCCTACAAAGGCATCACGCTGGCCGCCGCGGTCTCGATCGAGCTCGCGCGGCTCGGCAAGAACGTGCCCTATGCCTACAACCGCAAGGAAGCCAAGGACCACGGCGAAGGCGGCACGCTGGTGGGTGCGCCGGTGCAGGGACGGGTGTTGATCATCGACGACGTGATCTCGGCCGGCACCTCGGTGCGGGAGTCGATCGCGATGATCCAGGCGGCCGGTGCGACGCCCTGCGGCGTGGCGATTGCGCTGGACCGACAAGAAAAGGCGACGGAAAACGGCAACGATGCGCCATATTCGGCAGTTCAGTGGGTCGAGCGCCAGCTGGGTTTGCCGGTCTGCGCGATTGCCACCCTCACAGACTTGCTCCAGTATTTGCAATCGGGCAGCGACGCGCAGCTCGGCACGCATTTCGCAAGTGTCGCAGCCTACCGCGACCGCTACGGCGTCTAA
- a CDS encoding ABC transporter ATP-binding protein, translating to MIALQALTKSYPTPHGRRYVLRDLNFTFPEGANVGLIGPNGAGKSTLMRLLGGIDTPDSGHVLTDGRISWPVGLAGGFQGSLTGRDNVKFVCRINGATGDAMREKVRFVEEFAEIGEYFDLPVKSYSSGMRSRVTFGLSMAFDFDYYLIDEVMAVGDAQFRRKSQALFEEKLRHAKLILVSHNMKDIEQLCDVVVLIKKGETTLYENVKEGIAAYRGEVSATNGKTDAA from the coding sequence ATGATTGCATTGCAAGCGCTCACCAAGTCCTATCCAACGCCCCATGGCAGGCGATACGTTCTTCGTGATCTCAACTTCACGTTTCCCGAAGGTGCAAACGTTGGCCTGATAGGACCGAATGGAGCGGGCAAGAGCACCCTCATGCGCTTGCTCGGTGGCATCGACACGCCGGACTCCGGCCATGTTTTAACGGACGGTCGGATCTCATGGCCGGTCGGCCTGGCTGGTGGCTTTCAGGGCTCGCTTACAGGGCGCGATAACGTCAAGTTCGTCTGTCGTATCAATGGTGCCACGGGCGACGCGATGCGCGAAAAGGTGCGCTTTGTGGAGGAGTTCGCCGAGATCGGAGAGTACTTCGATCTGCCCGTCAAGTCTTACTCCTCCGGTATGCGCTCGCGGGTCACCTTTGGGCTGAGCATGGCCTTCGACTTCGACTACTACCTGATTGACGAAGTGATGGCGGTCGGCGACGCACAATTTCGCCGGAAAAGCCAGGCGCTATTTGAAGAGAAGCTGCGTCACGCGAAGTTGATCCTGGTTTCGCACAACATGAAAGACATTGAACAGCTGTGTGACGTCGTCGTGCTCATTAAAAAGGGCGAGACGACGCTCTACGAGAACGTGAAGGAAGGTATCGCTGCCTACCGTGGAGAAGTGAGCGCCACCAATGGCAAGACGGATGCCGCATGA
- a CDS encoding ABC transporter permease produces the protein MSTASPRPRKRSPSEVQRAVLFALFIRELQTRFGGRWLGAFWVLLEPLAHLTLLMLVFGYVRNRVLPGIEFPVFLLTGLLPFLTFRSLALRLMESVDANRPLFSYRQVKPLDPLISRALLEIGLYGTIYLILLVTLGWLGYSTVPTRPLELMAISIALLVLGFALGLIFAVGTDELPRVRPFIRIAFMPLYLLSGVIFPVSALPAFVLPWVLWNPVLHAVEISRGYFFPHYRTLPQVSALYVIVWGVAALAVGVSLYRVRRHRLLAS, from the coding sequence ATGAGCACTGCTTCGCCTCGTCCACGCAAGCGTTCGCCCTCCGAGGTTCAGCGCGCTGTGCTCTTCGCCCTGTTCATTCGGGAACTGCAGACACGTTTCGGCGGCCGTTGGTTGGGAGCGTTCTGGGTCCTGCTGGAGCCGTTGGCGCACCTGACTTTGTTGATGCTGGTGTTTGGCTACGTCCGGAACAGGGTGCTTCCGGGCATCGAGTTTCCGGTGTTCCTTCTGACGGGCCTGCTGCCGTTTCTGACGTTCAGAAGCTTGGCGCTCAGATTGATGGAGTCCGTCGATGCGAATCGACCATTGTTCAGCTATCGCCAGGTCAAACCGCTTGACCCTTTGATCTCCAGGGCCCTGCTCGAGATCGGCTTGTACGGCACGATTTACCTGATCCTGCTAGTCACCCTTGGATGGCTCGGATATTCGACTGTGCCGACCCGGCCCCTAGAACTGATGGCAATCAGCATCGCCTTGCTTGTCCTTGGGTTCGCGTTGGGCCTCATTTTTGCTGTGGGTACGGACGAACTGCCACGTGTAAGGCCTTTCATTCGCATCGCCTTCATGCCCTTGTACCTCTTGTCCGGGGTGATCTTTCCAGTCAGCGCGCTGCCTGCGTTTGTCTTGCCGTGGGTGTTGTGGAACCCTGTGCTCCATGCCGTGGAGATCTCGCGCGGGTACTTCTTCCCGCACTACCGGACCCTTCCCCAAGTCAGCGCCCTCTACGTCATCGTCTGGGGCGTCGCAGCCCTCGCTGTAGGGGTAAGTCTGTACCGCGTGCGCAGGCATCGCTTGCTTGCTTCCTGA
- a CDS encoding capsular biosynthesis protein: MTFLLKLSPRRMGLLIIGVPMLLALFYYLFFAADRYVSEAIVTVRQSTQEQNPLPGAALLFAGINPPSREDTLYLRQYIHSLEMLRRLDASLGLRAHYESETVDPIYRLYKGTSQEWFLEYYRNRVEVLFDDVSSLLTVRVQGFEPEYAQKVAKAVLEECESFVNAFSHRIAREQMRFAETELQRAAGRLQTAKSELLVFQTKHRLLDPTAQAEASGVLTADLQAALARQEAELRNLRSFLNEDSFQVQALRNQVDALRKQLEAERKRATVGDDNERLSELAAQFQDLKLQAGFAEDSYKLALAAVENARIDATRKMKSLVVIEPPAKPEAALYPRRAYNTVTLLVVCCLVYGITRLVVATIREHQD, translated from the coding sequence ATGACGTTTCTGCTGAAGCTCTCCCCACGCCGAATGGGACTGCTCATCATTGGCGTGCCTATGTTATTGGCTCTTTTTTACTACCTCTTCTTCGCAGCTGACCGCTACGTGAGCGAGGCGATCGTGACGGTCAGGCAGTCGACGCAAGAGCAAAACCCTCTTCCGGGCGCCGCGTTGTTGTTCGCAGGAATAAATCCGCCTTCACGAGAAGATACGCTGTACTTGCGGCAATATATCCATTCCCTCGAGATGTTGAGGCGACTCGACGCGAGCCTCGGTTTGCGCGCGCACTACGAGTCAGAAACCGTGGACCCGATCTACCGTCTTTACAAGGGAACCAGCCAGGAATGGTTCCTGGAGTATTACCGAAACCGGGTCGAGGTGCTTTTCGACGACGTCTCATCGCTATTGACGGTGCGCGTACAAGGTTTTGAGCCGGAGTACGCGCAAAAGGTCGCGAAGGCCGTCCTAGAAGAATGCGAGTCCTTCGTGAACGCATTCTCGCATCGTATCGCTCGAGAGCAGATGCGCTTTGCCGAAACTGAGTTGCAGCGGGCCGCAGGACGTTTGCAGACGGCGAAATCGGAGCTGCTCGTTTTCCAGACGAAACACCGGCTCCTCGACCCGACGGCCCAGGCAGAGGCGAGTGGCGTCTTGACGGCGGACCTACAAGCCGCACTTGCACGGCAAGAAGCCGAGCTGCGCAACCTCCGCAGTTTTCTGAACGAAGATTCGTTTCAGGTGCAAGCCCTCCGCAACCAGGTGGACGCTCTGCGCAAGCAACTCGAAGCCGAGCGTAAGCGCGCAACGGTGGGCGACGACAACGAACGCCTGAGCGAACTGGCCGCGCAGTTTCAGGATTTGAAGCTGCAGGCCGGATTTGCAGAAGACTCGTACAAGCTGGCGCTCGCCGCCGTTGAGAACGCGCGAATCGACGCCACTCGAAAGATGAAGAGTTTGGTCGTGATCGAGCCCCCGGCAAAACCCGAAGCGGCACTATACCCACGCCGTGCCTACAACACCGTGACGCTGCTAGTGGTGTGCTGCCTGGTATATGGCATTACCCGCCTCGTCGTCGCCACGATACGGGAGCATCAGGACTGA